One genomic region from Salvelinus fontinalis isolate EN_2023a chromosome 18, ASM2944872v1, whole genome shotgun sequence encodes:
- the LOC129816029 gene encoding dnaJ protein homolog 1-like: MALSPAQGEHSTHVCGRVTYSDSLFCSLIMSTSCPRCSKYSIGNVTSFLWDAAAGLVVLCSCDSEATTRDYYEVLGLPQSATDRQVKKAFHKLAMTYHLDSNKSPNAEKIFREIAEAYEVLSNEEKRYGQMGHEAFQTEGEDVKGTGPGMEGARTPSTLTWRSCSRA, from the exons ATGGCGCTCAGCCCAGCACAAGGGGAACACAGCACTCATGTGTGTGGGCGAGTGACTTATTCCGACAGCCTTTTCTGTTCCCTGATAATGAGT ACTTCATGTCCTCGCTGTAGCAAGTACAGTATAGGCAATGTGACATCTTTCCTCTGGGATGCTGCTGCTGggcttgttgtgttgtgttcctgTGACTCTGAGGCTACTACTAGAGACTACTATGAGGTGCTGGGTCTTCCACAGTCTGCCACTGACAGGCAGGTCAAGAAGGCCTTCCATAAACTGGCCATGACATACCATCTAGACAGCAACAAAAGTCCCAATGCAGAGAAGATTTTCAGGGAGATAGCTGAAG CATACGAGGTGCTCTCAAACGAGGAGAAGCGGTATGGCCAGATGGGTCATGAGGCCTTCCAGACTGAGGGGGAGGATGTAAAGGGGACTGGGCCGGGCATGGAGGGGGCCAGGACCCCTTCTACTTTAACCTGGAGGAGCTGTTCCAGGGCCTGA